A part of Cydia strobilella chromosome 15, ilCydStro3.1, whole genome shotgun sequence genomic DNA contains:
- the LOC134747857 gene encoding glycogen synthase kinase-3 beta-like isoform X3: protein MSGRPRTTSFAEGSKSVRKTFDNQPPKPLGGVKISSDVETPKKAELATEKKGATSRKDGSKVTTVVATPGQGPDRPQEVSYADMKLIGNGSFGVVYQAKLCDTGELIAIKKVLQDKRFKNRELQIMRRLEHCNIVKLKYFFYSSGEKKDEVYLNLVLEYIPETVYKVARHYSKDEQTIPISFIKLYMYQLFRSLAYIHSLGICHRDIKPQNLLLDPKTGVLKLCDFGSAKHLVRGEPNVSYICSRYYRAPELIFGAIDYTTKIDVWSAGCVVAELLLGQPIFPGDSGVDQLVEIIKVLGTPTREQIREMNPNYTEFKFPQIKSHPWAKYMLERMTMPKNLTDHQRLRVFRACTPPDAISLVSRLLEYTPGARLSPLQACAHSFFDELREPAARLPNGRALPPLFNFTEYELNIQPSLNDFLKPRASPPAADAPSASHHAAQDQDPPGERELLTHTHPHPAQPQRLPQAARLAARRRRALGQPPRRPRPGPAR, encoded by the exons GCGACGTGGAAACTCCTAAAAAGGCCGAGCTGGCTACGGAAAAGAAGGGCGCTACGTCGC GCAAGGACGGCTCAAAGGTGACGACTGTGGTGGCGACGCCGGGGCAAGGCCCCGACCGGCCGCAGGAAGTGAGCTATGCCGACATGAAGCTCATCGGTAACGGCAGCTTCGGCGTCGTCTACCAGGCCAAACTATGTGACACCGGCGAGCTCATTGCCATCAAAAAAGTGCTCCAGGACAAAAGGTTTAAG AATCGAGAACTTCAAATTATGCGACGGCTGGAGCACTGTAATATTGTCAAATTGAAATACTTCTTTTACTCTAGTGGAGAAAAG AAGGACGAAGTGTACCTGAACCTGGTGCTGGAGTATATTCCCGAAACTGTGTATAAAGTTGCACGTCATTACTCCAAAGATGAACAAACCATACCCATTAGTTTTATAAAG CTCTACATGTACCAGTTGTTCAGAAGTCTGGCGTACATCCACTCGCTGGGCATCTGCCACCGGGACATCAAGCCACAAAACTTACTCCTGGACCCCAAGACGGGCGTCCTCAAACTGTGCGACTTCGGCTCGGCGAAGCACCTCGTGCGCGGCGAGCCTAACGTCTCGTATATCTGCTCGCGTTACTACCGCGCGCCGGAACTTATTTTCGGCGCTATAGATTATACCACTAAAATCG ATGTGTGGAGCGCGGGTTGCGTAGTGGCAGAGCTGTTGCTCGGTCAACCCATCTTCCCGGGAGACTCCGGCGTAGACCAACTCGTGGAAATCATCAAG GTGTTAGGCACTCCCACGCGGGAACAGATCAGAGAAATGAACCCGAACTACACAGAATTCAAATTCCCTCAGATCAAGAGTCATCCATGGGCGAAG TATATGTTGGAGCGAATGACCATGCCCAAGAATCTCACTGACCACCAGCGCCTTCGA GTGTTCCGAGCGTGCACGCCGCCGGACGCCATCTCGCTGGTGTCGCGGCTGCTGGAGTACACGCCGGGCGCGCGGCTGTCTCCGCTGCAGGCGTGCGCGCACAGCTTCTTCGACGAGCTGCGCGAGCCCGCCGCGCGCCTGCCCAACGGCCGCGCGCTGCCGCCGCTCTTCAACTTCACGGAGTACGAGCTCAACATCCAGCCCAGCCTCAACGACTTCCTCAAGCCGCGCGcctcgccgcccgccgccgacgCGCCCTCGGCCAGCCACCACGCCGCCCAAGACCAGGACCCGCCAGGTGAGAGAGAGCTCCTCACCCACACCCACCCACATCCAGCCCAGCCTCAACGACTTCCTCAAGCCGCGCGcctcgccgcccgccgccgacgCGCCCTCGGCCAGCCACCACGCCGCCCAAGACCAGGACCCGCCAGGTGA
- the LOC134747857 gene encoding glycogen synthase kinase-3 beta-like isoform X1, protein MSGRPRTTSFAEGSKSVRKTFDNQPPKPLGGVKISSDVETPKKAELATEKKGATSRKDGSKVTTVVATPGQGPDRPQEVSYADMKLIGNGSFGVVYQAKLCDTGELIAIKKVLQDKRFKNRELQIMRRLEHCNIVKLKYFFYSSGEKAAVPSAVSTLLSAMQSIEVTKDEVYLNLVLEYIPETVYKVARHYSKDEQTIPISFIKLYMYQLFRSLAYIHSLGICHRDIKPQNLLLDPKTGVLKLCDFGSAKHLVRGEPNVSYICSRYYRAPELIFGAIDYTTKIDVWSAGCVVAELLLGQPIFPGDSGVDQLVEIIKVLGTPTREQIREMNPNYTEFKFPQIKSHPWAKYMLERMTMPKNLTDHQRLRVFRACTPPDAISLVSRLLEYTPGARLSPLQACAHSFFDELREPAARLPNGRALPPLFNFTEYELNIQPSLNDFLKPRASPPAADAPSASHHAAQDQDPPGERELLTHTHPHPAQPQRLPQAARLAARRRRALGQPPRRPRPGPAR, encoded by the exons GCGACGTGGAAACTCCTAAAAAGGCCGAGCTGGCTACGGAAAAGAAGGGCGCTACGTCGC GCAAGGACGGCTCAAAGGTGACGACTGTGGTGGCGACGCCGGGGCAAGGCCCCGACCGGCCGCAGGAAGTGAGCTATGCCGACATGAAGCTCATCGGTAACGGCAGCTTCGGCGTCGTCTACCAGGCCAAACTATGTGACACCGGCGAGCTCATTGCCATCAAAAAAGTGCTCCAGGACAAAAGGTTTAAG AATCGAGAACTTCAAATTATGCGACGGCTGGAGCACTGTAATATTGTCAAATTGAAATACTTCTTTTACTCTAGTGGAGAAAAG GCGGCAGTACCCTCAGCAGTCAGTACGTTGTTAAGCGCAATGCAGTCTATTGAAGTCACA AAGGACGAAGTGTACCTGAACCTGGTGCTGGAGTATATTCCCGAAACTGTGTATAAAGTTGCACGTCATTACTCCAAAGATGAACAAACCATACCCATTAGTTTTATAAAG CTCTACATGTACCAGTTGTTCAGAAGTCTGGCGTACATCCACTCGCTGGGCATCTGCCACCGGGACATCAAGCCACAAAACTTACTCCTGGACCCCAAGACGGGCGTCCTCAAACTGTGCGACTTCGGCTCGGCGAAGCACCTCGTGCGCGGCGAGCCTAACGTCTCGTATATCTGCTCGCGTTACTACCGCGCGCCGGAACTTATTTTCGGCGCTATAGATTATACCACTAAAATCG ATGTGTGGAGCGCGGGTTGCGTAGTGGCAGAGCTGTTGCTCGGTCAACCCATCTTCCCGGGAGACTCCGGCGTAGACCAACTCGTGGAAATCATCAAG GTGTTAGGCACTCCCACGCGGGAACAGATCAGAGAAATGAACCCGAACTACACAGAATTCAAATTCCCTCAGATCAAGAGTCATCCATGGGCGAAG TATATGTTGGAGCGAATGACCATGCCCAAGAATCTCACTGACCACCAGCGCCTTCGA GTGTTCCGAGCGTGCACGCCGCCGGACGCCATCTCGCTGGTGTCGCGGCTGCTGGAGTACACGCCGGGCGCGCGGCTGTCTCCGCTGCAGGCGTGCGCGCACAGCTTCTTCGACGAGCTGCGCGAGCCCGCCGCGCGCCTGCCCAACGGCCGCGCGCTGCCGCCGCTCTTCAACTTCACGGAGTACGAGCTCAACATCCAGCCCAGCCTCAACGACTTCCTCAAGCCGCGCGcctcgccgcccgccgccgacgCGCCCTCGGCCAGCCACCACGCCGCCCAAGACCAGGACCCGCCAGGTGAGAGAGAGCTCCTCACCCACACCCACCCACATCCAGCCCAGCCTCAACGACTTCCTCAAGCCGCGCGcctcgccgcccgccgccgacgCGCCCTCGGCCAGCCACCACGCCGCCCAAGACCAGGACCCGCCAGGTGA
- the LOC134747857 gene encoding glycogen synthase kinase-3 beta-like isoform X2, whose protein sequence is MSGRPRTTSFAEGSKSVRKTFDNQPPKPLGGVKISSDVETPKKAELATEKKGATSRKDGSKVTTVVATPGQGPDRPQEVSYADMKLIGNGSFGVVYQAKLCDTGELIAIKKVLQDKRFKNRELQIMRRLEHCNIVKLKYFFYSSGEKAAVPSAVSTLLSAMQSIEVTKDEVYLNLVLEYIPETVYKVARHYSKDEQTIPISFIKLYMYQLFRSLAYIHSLGICHRDIKPQNLLLDPKTGVLKLCDFGSAKHLVRGEPNVSYICSRYYRAPELIFGAIDYTTKIDVWSAGCVVAELLLGQPIFPGDSGVDQLVEIIKVLGTPTREQIREMNPNYTEFKFPQIKSHPWAKVFRACTPPDAISLVSRLLEYTPGARLSPLQACAHSFFDELREPAARLPNGRALPPLFNFTEYELNIQPSLNDFLKPRASPPAADAPSASHHAAQDQDPPGERELLTHTHPHPAQPQRLPQAARLAARRRRALGQPPRRPRPGPAR, encoded by the exons GCGACGTGGAAACTCCTAAAAAGGCCGAGCTGGCTACGGAAAAGAAGGGCGCTACGTCGC GCAAGGACGGCTCAAAGGTGACGACTGTGGTGGCGACGCCGGGGCAAGGCCCCGACCGGCCGCAGGAAGTGAGCTATGCCGACATGAAGCTCATCGGTAACGGCAGCTTCGGCGTCGTCTACCAGGCCAAACTATGTGACACCGGCGAGCTCATTGCCATCAAAAAAGTGCTCCAGGACAAAAGGTTTAAG AATCGAGAACTTCAAATTATGCGACGGCTGGAGCACTGTAATATTGTCAAATTGAAATACTTCTTTTACTCTAGTGGAGAAAAG GCGGCAGTACCCTCAGCAGTCAGTACGTTGTTAAGCGCAATGCAGTCTATTGAAGTCACA AAGGACGAAGTGTACCTGAACCTGGTGCTGGAGTATATTCCCGAAACTGTGTATAAAGTTGCACGTCATTACTCCAAAGATGAACAAACCATACCCATTAGTTTTATAAAG CTCTACATGTACCAGTTGTTCAGAAGTCTGGCGTACATCCACTCGCTGGGCATCTGCCACCGGGACATCAAGCCACAAAACTTACTCCTGGACCCCAAGACGGGCGTCCTCAAACTGTGCGACTTCGGCTCGGCGAAGCACCTCGTGCGCGGCGAGCCTAACGTCTCGTATATCTGCTCGCGTTACTACCGCGCGCCGGAACTTATTTTCGGCGCTATAGATTATACCACTAAAATCG ATGTGTGGAGCGCGGGTTGCGTAGTGGCAGAGCTGTTGCTCGGTCAACCCATCTTCCCGGGAGACTCCGGCGTAGACCAACTCGTGGAAATCATCAAG GTGTTAGGCACTCCCACGCGGGAACAGATCAGAGAAATGAACCCGAACTACACAGAATTCAAATTCCCTCAGATCAAGAGTCATCCATGGGCGAAG GTGTTCCGAGCGTGCACGCCGCCGGACGCCATCTCGCTGGTGTCGCGGCTGCTGGAGTACACGCCGGGCGCGCGGCTGTCTCCGCTGCAGGCGTGCGCGCACAGCTTCTTCGACGAGCTGCGCGAGCCCGCCGCGCGCCTGCCCAACGGCCGCGCGCTGCCGCCGCTCTTCAACTTCACGGAGTACGAGCTCAACATCCAGCCCAGCCTCAACGACTTCCTCAAGCCGCGCGcctcgccgcccgccgccgacgCGCCCTCGGCCAGCCACCACGCCGCCCAAGACCAGGACCCGCCAGGTGAGAGAGAGCTCCTCACCCACACCCACCCACATCCAGCCCAGCCTCAACGACTTCCTCAAGCCGCGCGcctcgccgcccgccgccgacgCGCCCTCGGCCAGCCACCACGCCGCCCAAGACCAGGACCCGCCAGGTGA
- the LOC134747857 gene encoding glycogen synthase kinase-3 beta-like isoform X6: MSGRPRTTSFAEGSKSVRKTFDNQPPKPLGGVKISSDVETPKKAELATEKKGATSRKDGSKVTTVVATPGQGPDRPQEVSYADMKLIGNGSFGVVYQAKLCDTGELIAIKKVLQDKRFKNRELQIMRRLEHCNIVKLKYFFYSSGEKKDEVYLNLVLEYIPETVYKVARHYSKDEQTIPISFIKLYMYQLFRSLAYIHSLGICHRDIKPQNLLLDPKTGVLKLCDFGSAKHLVRGEPNVSYICSRYYRAPELIFGAIDYTTKIDVWSAGCVVAELLLGQPIFPGDSGVDQLVEIIKVLGTPTREQIREMNPNYTEFKFPQIKSHPWAKVFRACTPPDAISLVSRLLEYTPGARLSPLQACAHSFFDELREPAARLPNGRALPPLFNFTEYELNIQPSLNDFLKPRASPPAADAPSASHHAAQDQDPPGERELLTHTHPHPAQPQRLPQAARLAARRRRALGQPPRRPRPGPAR, encoded by the exons GCGACGTGGAAACTCCTAAAAAGGCCGAGCTGGCTACGGAAAAGAAGGGCGCTACGTCGC GCAAGGACGGCTCAAAGGTGACGACTGTGGTGGCGACGCCGGGGCAAGGCCCCGACCGGCCGCAGGAAGTGAGCTATGCCGACATGAAGCTCATCGGTAACGGCAGCTTCGGCGTCGTCTACCAGGCCAAACTATGTGACACCGGCGAGCTCATTGCCATCAAAAAAGTGCTCCAGGACAAAAGGTTTAAG AATCGAGAACTTCAAATTATGCGACGGCTGGAGCACTGTAATATTGTCAAATTGAAATACTTCTTTTACTCTAGTGGAGAAAAG AAGGACGAAGTGTACCTGAACCTGGTGCTGGAGTATATTCCCGAAACTGTGTATAAAGTTGCACGTCATTACTCCAAAGATGAACAAACCATACCCATTAGTTTTATAAAG CTCTACATGTACCAGTTGTTCAGAAGTCTGGCGTACATCCACTCGCTGGGCATCTGCCACCGGGACATCAAGCCACAAAACTTACTCCTGGACCCCAAGACGGGCGTCCTCAAACTGTGCGACTTCGGCTCGGCGAAGCACCTCGTGCGCGGCGAGCCTAACGTCTCGTATATCTGCTCGCGTTACTACCGCGCGCCGGAACTTATTTTCGGCGCTATAGATTATACCACTAAAATCG ATGTGTGGAGCGCGGGTTGCGTAGTGGCAGAGCTGTTGCTCGGTCAACCCATCTTCCCGGGAGACTCCGGCGTAGACCAACTCGTGGAAATCATCAAG GTGTTAGGCACTCCCACGCGGGAACAGATCAGAGAAATGAACCCGAACTACACAGAATTCAAATTCCCTCAGATCAAGAGTCATCCATGGGCGAAG GTGTTCCGAGCGTGCACGCCGCCGGACGCCATCTCGCTGGTGTCGCGGCTGCTGGAGTACACGCCGGGCGCGCGGCTGTCTCCGCTGCAGGCGTGCGCGCACAGCTTCTTCGACGAGCTGCGCGAGCCCGCCGCGCGCCTGCCCAACGGCCGCGCGCTGCCGCCGCTCTTCAACTTCACGGAGTACGAGCTCAACATCCAGCCCAGCCTCAACGACTTCCTCAAGCCGCGCGcctcgccgcccgccgccgacgCGCCCTCGGCCAGCCACCACGCCGCCCAAGACCAGGACCCGCCAGGTGAGAGAGAGCTCCTCACCCACACCCACCCACATCCAGCCCAGCCTCAACGACTTCCTCAAGCCGCGCGcctcgccgcccgccgccgacgCGCCCTCGGCCAGCCACCACGCCGCCCAAGACCAGGACCCGCCAGGTGA
- the LOC134747857 gene encoding glycogen synthase kinase-3 beta-like isoform X4 codes for MSGRPRTTSFAEGSKSVRKTFDNQPPKPLGGVKISSKDGSKVTTVVATPGQGPDRPQEVSYADMKLIGNGSFGVVYQAKLCDTGELIAIKKVLQDKRFKNRELQIMRRLEHCNIVKLKYFFYSSGEKAAVPSAVSTLLSAMQSIEVTKDEVYLNLVLEYIPETVYKVARHYSKDEQTIPISFIKLYMYQLFRSLAYIHSLGICHRDIKPQNLLLDPKTGVLKLCDFGSAKHLVRGEPNVSYICSRYYRAPELIFGAIDYTTKIDVWSAGCVVAELLLGQPIFPGDSGVDQLVEIIKVLGTPTREQIREMNPNYTEFKFPQIKSHPWAKYMLERMTMPKNLTDHQRLRVFRACTPPDAISLVSRLLEYTPGARLSPLQACAHSFFDELREPAARLPNGRALPPLFNFTEYELNIQPSLNDFLKPRASPPAADAPSASHHAAQDQDPPGERELLTHTHPHPAQPQRLPQAARLAARRRRALGQPPRRPRPGPAR; via the exons GCAAGGACGGCTCAAAGGTGACGACTGTGGTGGCGACGCCGGGGCAAGGCCCCGACCGGCCGCAGGAAGTGAGCTATGCCGACATGAAGCTCATCGGTAACGGCAGCTTCGGCGTCGTCTACCAGGCCAAACTATGTGACACCGGCGAGCTCATTGCCATCAAAAAAGTGCTCCAGGACAAAAGGTTTAAG AATCGAGAACTTCAAATTATGCGACGGCTGGAGCACTGTAATATTGTCAAATTGAAATACTTCTTTTACTCTAGTGGAGAAAAG GCGGCAGTACCCTCAGCAGTCAGTACGTTGTTAAGCGCAATGCAGTCTATTGAAGTCACA AAGGACGAAGTGTACCTGAACCTGGTGCTGGAGTATATTCCCGAAACTGTGTATAAAGTTGCACGTCATTACTCCAAAGATGAACAAACCATACCCATTAGTTTTATAAAG CTCTACATGTACCAGTTGTTCAGAAGTCTGGCGTACATCCACTCGCTGGGCATCTGCCACCGGGACATCAAGCCACAAAACTTACTCCTGGACCCCAAGACGGGCGTCCTCAAACTGTGCGACTTCGGCTCGGCGAAGCACCTCGTGCGCGGCGAGCCTAACGTCTCGTATATCTGCTCGCGTTACTACCGCGCGCCGGAACTTATTTTCGGCGCTATAGATTATACCACTAAAATCG ATGTGTGGAGCGCGGGTTGCGTAGTGGCAGAGCTGTTGCTCGGTCAACCCATCTTCCCGGGAGACTCCGGCGTAGACCAACTCGTGGAAATCATCAAG GTGTTAGGCACTCCCACGCGGGAACAGATCAGAGAAATGAACCCGAACTACACAGAATTCAAATTCCCTCAGATCAAGAGTCATCCATGGGCGAAG TATATGTTGGAGCGAATGACCATGCCCAAGAATCTCACTGACCACCAGCGCCTTCGA GTGTTCCGAGCGTGCACGCCGCCGGACGCCATCTCGCTGGTGTCGCGGCTGCTGGAGTACACGCCGGGCGCGCGGCTGTCTCCGCTGCAGGCGTGCGCGCACAGCTTCTTCGACGAGCTGCGCGAGCCCGCCGCGCGCCTGCCCAACGGCCGCGCGCTGCCGCCGCTCTTCAACTTCACGGAGTACGAGCTCAACATCCAGCCCAGCCTCAACGACTTCCTCAAGCCGCGCGcctcgccgcccgccgccgacgCGCCCTCGGCCAGCCACCACGCCGCCCAAGACCAGGACCCGCCAGGTGAGAGAGAGCTCCTCACCCACACCCACCCACATCCAGCCCAGCCTCAACGACTTCCTCAAGCCGCGCGcctcgccgcccgccgccgacgCGCCCTCGGCCAGCCACCACGCCGCCCAAGACCAGGACCCGCCAGGTGA
- the LOC134747857 gene encoding glycogen synthase kinase-3 beta-like isoform X5, producing MLRRRGIYTVNADPDDRPKSSLPLLVKRYGKDGSKVTTVVATPGQGPDRPQEVSYADMKLIGNGSFGVVYQAKLCDTGELIAIKKVLQDKRFKNRELQIMRRLEHCNIVKLKYFFYSSGEKAAVPSAVSTLLSAMQSIEVTKDEVYLNLVLEYIPETVYKVARHYSKDEQTIPISFIKLYMYQLFRSLAYIHSLGICHRDIKPQNLLLDPKTGVLKLCDFGSAKHLVRGEPNVSYICSRYYRAPELIFGAIDYTTKIDVWSAGCVVAELLLGQPIFPGDSGVDQLVEIIKVLGTPTREQIREMNPNYTEFKFPQIKSHPWAKYMLERMTMPKNLTDHQRLRVFRACTPPDAISLVSRLLEYTPGARLSPLQACAHSFFDELREPAARLPNGRALPPLFNFTEYELNIQPSLNDFLKPRASPPAADAPSASHHAAQDQDPPGERELLTHTHPHPAQPQRLPQAARLAARRRRALGQPPRRPRPGPAR from the exons GCAAGGACGGCTCAAAGGTGACGACTGTGGTGGCGACGCCGGGGCAAGGCCCCGACCGGCCGCAGGAAGTGAGCTATGCCGACATGAAGCTCATCGGTAACGGCAGCTTCGGCGTCGTCTACCAGGCCAAACTATGTGACACCGGCGAGCTCATTGCCATCAAAAAAGTGCTCCAGGACAAAAGGTTTAAG AATCGAGAACTTCAAATTATGCGACGGCTGGAGCACTGTAATATTGTCAAATTGAAATACTTCTTTTACTCTAGTGGAGAAAAG GCGGCAGTACCCTCAGCAGTCAGTACGTTGTTAAGCGCAATGCAGTCTATTGAAGTCACA AAGGACGAAGTGTACCTGAACCTGGTGCTGGAGTATATTCCCGAAACTGTGTATAAAGTTGCACGTCATTACTCCAAAGATGAACAAACCATACCCATTAGTTTTATAAAG CTCTACATGTACCAGTTGTTCAGAAGTCTGGCGTACATCCACTCGCTGGGCATCTGCCACCGGGACATCAAGCCACAAAACTTACTCCTGGACCCCAAGACGGGCGTCCTCAAACTGTGCGACTTCGGCTCGGCGAAGCACCTCGTGCGCGGCGAGCCTAACGTCTCGTATATCTGCTCGCGTTACTACCGCGCGCCGGAACTTATTTTCGGCGCTATAGATTATACCACTAAAATCG ATGTGTGGAGCGCGGGTTGCGTAGTGGCAGAGCTGTTGCTCGGTCAACCCATCTTCCCGGGAGACTCCGGCGTAGACCAACTCGTGGAAATCATCAAG GTGTTAGGCACTCCCACGCGGGAACAGATCAGAGAAATGAACCCGAACTACACAGAATTCAAATTCCCTCAGATCAAGAGTCATCCATGGGCGAAG TATATGTTGGAGCGAATGACCATGCCCAAGAATCTCACTGACCACCAGCGCCTTCGA GTGTTCCGAGCGTGCACGCCGCCGGACGCCATCTCGCTGGTGTCGCGGCTGCTGGAGTACACGCCGGGCGCGCGGCTGTCTCCGCTGCAGGCGTGCGCGCACAGCTTCTTCGACGAGCTGCGCGAGCCCGCCGCGCGCCTGCCCAACGGCCGCGCGCTGCCGCCGCTCTTCAACTTCACGGAGTACGAGCTCAACATCCAGCCCAGCCTCAACGACTTCCTCAAGCCGCGCGcctcgccgcccgccgccgacgCGCCCTCGGCCAGCCACCACGCCGCCCAAGACCAGGACCCGCCAGGTGAGAGAGAGCTCCTCACCCACACCCACCCACATCCAGCCCAGCCTCAACGACTTCCTCAAGCCGCGCGcctcgccgcccgccgccgacgCGCCCTCGGCCAGCCACCACGCCGCCCAAGACCAGGACCCGCCAGGTGA
- the LOC134747857 gene encoding glycogen synthase kinase-3 beta-like isoform X8 — MSGRPRTTSFAEGSKSVRKTFDNQPPKPLGGVKISSKDGSKVTTVVATPGQGPDRPQEVSYADMKLIGNGSFGVVYQAKLCDTGELIAIKKVLQDKRFKNRELQIMRRLEHCNIVKLKYFFYSSGEKKDEVYLNLVLEYIPETVYKVARHYSKDEQTIPISFIKLYMYQLFRSLAYIHSLGICHRDIKPQNLLLDPKTGVLKLCDFGSAKHLVRGEPNVSYICSRYYRAPELIFGAIDYTTKIDVWSAGCVVAELLLGQPIFPGDSGVDQLVEIIKVLGTPTREQIREMNPNYTEFKFPQIKSHPWAKVFRACTPPDAISLVSRLLEYTPGARLSPLQACAHSFFDELREPAARLPNGRALPPLFNFTEYELNIQPSLNDFLKPRASPPAADAPSASHHAAQDQDPPGERELLTHTHPHPAQPQRLPQAARLAARRRRALGQPPRRPRPGPAR, encoded by the exons GCAAGGACGGCTCAAAGGTGACGACTGTGGTGGCGACGCCGGGGCAAGGCCCCGACCGGCCGCAGGAAGTGAGCTATGCCGACATGAAGCTCATCGGTAACGGCAGCTTCGGCGTCGTCTACCAGGCCAAACTATGTGACACCGGCGAGCTCATTGCCATCAAAAAAGTGCTCCAGGACAAAAGGTTTAAG AATCGAGAACTTCAAATTATGCGACGGCTGGAGCACTGTAATATTGTCAAATTGAAATACTTCTTTTACTCTAGTGGAGAAAAG AAGGACGAAGTGTACCTGAACCTGGTGCTGGAGTATATTCCCGAAACTGTGTATAAAGTTGCACGTCATTACTCCAAAGATGAACAAACCATACCCATTAGTTTTATAAAG CTCTACATGTACCAGTTGTTCAGAAGTCTGGCGTACATCCACTCGCTGGGCATCTGCCACCGGGACATCAAGCCACAAAACTTACTCCTGGACCCCAAGACGGGCGTCCTCAAACTGTGCGACTTCGGCTCGGCGAAGCACCTCGTGCGCGGCGAGCCTAACGTCTCGTATATCTGCTCGCGTTACTACCGCGCGCCGGAACTTATTTTCGGCGCTATAGATTATACCACTAAAATCG ATGTGTGGAGCGCGGGTTGCGTAGTGGCAGAGCTGTTGCTCGGTCAACCCATCTTCCCGGGAGACTCCGGCGTAGACCAACTCGTGGAAATCATCAAG GTGTTAGGCACTCCCACGCGGGAACAGATCAGAGAAATGAACCCGAACTACACAGAATTCAAATTCCCTCAGATCAAGAGTCATCCATGGGCGAAG GTGTTCCGAGCGTGCACGCCGCCGGACGCCATCTCGCTGGTGTCGCGGCTGCTGGAGTACACGCCGGGCGCGCGGCTGTCTCCGCTGCAGGCGTGCGCGCACAGCTTCTTCGACGAGCTGCGCGAGCCCGCCGCGCGCCTGCCCAACGGCCGCGCGCTGCCGCCGCTCTTCAACTTCACGGAGTACGAGCTCAACATCCAGCCCAGCCTCAACGACTTCCTCAAGCCGCGCGcctcgccgcccgccgccgacgCGCCCTCGGCCAGCCACCACGCCGCCCAAGACCAGGACCCGCCAGGTGAGAGAGAGCTCCTCACCCACACCCACCCACATCCAGCCCAGCCTCAACGACTTCCTCAAGCCGCGCGcctcgccgcccgccgccgacgCGCCCTCGGCCAGCCACCACGCCGCCCAAGACCAGGACCCGCCAGGTGA